One Ochotona princeps isolate mOchPri1 chromosome 7, mOchPri1.hap1, whole genome shotgun sequence genomic window carries:
- the AREG gene encoding amphiregulin, whose product MRAPPQPLVAQVLLSLLILGSGPCSTGLELNDTSSGRGELFSGDHSADGLEVTSRTELSSGSEVSSVSEVPAAGDLSSGADEDYPEEYDNEPRVSGYVVDGTVRVEQVIKPKKNKAESEKTSDKPKKKKKGGRNGKDRKNKKKKNPCEAEYKTFCIHGECKYIEHLKTVTCKCQHDYFGERCGEKSMKTQSIVDSDLSKIAVAAIIAFVSAVSFTAVAVIITVQLRKRYIREYEGEAEERKTLRQENGNAHAIA is encoded by the exons ATGAGAGCCCCGCCGCAGCCGCTGGTGGCGCAGGTGTTGCTGTCGCTGCTGATCCTCGGCTCAG GTCCCTGTAGCACTGGATTGGAACTCAATGACACCTCCTCAGGGAGGGGAGAATTGTTTTCAGGAGACCACAGTGCTGATGGCCTTGAGGTGACTTCGAGGACTGAGCTGTCCTCAGGAAGTGAGGTCTCGTCTGTGAGTGAGGTGCCTGCCGCTGGGGACCTGTCCTCGGGGGCTGACGAGGACTACCCTGAGGAGTATGACAATGAACCCCGAGTGTCTGGCTATGTTGTAGACGGTACAGTGAGAG TTGAACAGGTAATTAAacccaagaaaaacaaagcagaaagtgaAAAGACTTCTGATaaaccaaagaaaaagaaaaaaggaggtagaaatggcaaagacagaaagaacaagaagaagaaaaaccccTGTGAAGCAGAATACAAAACCTTCTGTATTCATGGAGAATGCAAATACATCGAGCATCTGAAAACAGTAACGTGCAA ATGCCAGCATGATTACTTTGGTGAGCGGTGTGGGGAAAAGTCCATGAAGACACAAAGCATTGTGGACAGTGATTTATCAAAAATCGCCGTAGCAGCCATTATTGCCTTTGTCTCTGCTGTGAGCTTCACAGCTGTTGCTGTTATTATCACAGTCCA GCTTCGAAAGCGATACATCAGGGAGTATGAAGGAGAAGCTGAGGAACGGAAGACACTTCGACAAGAAAACGGAAATGCACATGCCATTGCTTAA